In the Cheilinus undulatus linkage group 19, ASM1832078v1, whole genome shotgun sequence genome, one interval contains:
- the zic4 gene encoding zinc finger protein ZIC 4 isoform X1 gives MSVDALGSPVMDPTFSKRNTALRLVDLAGAHHHHHHHHHTPQSVTGFPGFSSHPHSMAHSHPGEITAEPRLGPSPFGPEHMGHSAALKISPAHHYPHHHHHHHNHHMAGHSEVVSSQTGAFGPVQATSVPYSMSHTAQALSAGRDFLIRRDLTAQAMPVLTDQTAGSASHHGMFVSTTGSYPGHYGHHPDAGNHTLFSGLHHDQPSSGSPGGQALNGQIRLGLPGEMYVRSEHLSQVASSRADPFSASPLHGYGGLNLNMNLSAHHHHHHGAGAFFRYMRQPIKQELICKWLEPEHSPKKLCSKTYSTMHELVTHVTVEHVGGPEQANHICFWEECPREGKPFKAKYKLVNHIRVHTGEKPFPCPFPGCGKVFARSENLKIHKRTHTGEKPFKCEFDGCDRRFANSSDRKKHSHVHTSDKPYNCKVRGCDKSYTHPSSLRKHMKVHCKSPPPSSGYESSTPSLVSPSSDLGREPGASSVLSEPVGAASSQPANLSEWYVCHSSGASGAQTPPSGPSTPDPADEPPYRNPGPRDAF, from the exons ATGAGCGTGGATGCACTGGGAAGCCCCGTGATGGACCCTACGTTTTCCAAACGGAACACGGCGCTGAGATTAGTTGACTTGGCAGGGGCtcaccaccatcaccatcatcaccaccataCCCCTCAGAGCGTGACAGGCTTCCCGGGGTTCAGCAGCCATCCACACTCAATGGCTCACTCGCACCCTGGGGAGATTACTGCGGAACCCCGCCTGGGGCCGAGTCCATTCGGGCCAGAACACATGGGGCACTCCGCGGCCCTCAAAATCAGCCCAGCCCATCATTATCcccaccaccatcaccaccaccacaatCATCATATGGCAGGCCACAGTGAAGTGGTCTCCAGTCAAACGGGAGCTTTTGGCCCGGTTCAGGCGACATCCGTGCCCTATTCTATGTCTCACACGGCCCAGGCTCTATCCGCAGGTAGGGATTTCCTCATCCGGAGAGATCTGACAGCTCAAGCCATGCCAGTTCTGACTGACCAGACTGCTGGTTCAGCCTCTCACCACGGAATGTTTGTCTCAACAACAGGTAGCTATCCCGGACACTATGGTCACCACCCTGACGCTGGGAACCATACCCTCTTCTCCGGACTCCATCACGACCAGCCTTCTAGCGGATCACCGGGTGGCCAAGCGCTGAATGGACAAATAAGGTTAGGACTACCTGGAGAAATGTACGTTCGGTCTGAGCACTTGAGTCAAGTGGCAAGCTCCAGGGCTGATCCCTTCTCCGCCTCGCCGTTGCACGGCTACGGTGGACTGAATCTGAACATGAATCTGAGCgctcaccaccaccaccaccacggAGCCGGCGCGTTTTTCCGCTACATGAGGCAGCCGATAAAGCAAGAGCTCATCTGCAAGTGGCTGGAGCCGGAGCACTCGCCGAAGAAACTTTGCTCCAAAACTTACAGCACCATGCACGAGCTGGTTACGCATGTGACGGTGGAGCACGTCGGAGGACCCGAGCAGGCGAACCATATCTGTTTTTGGGAAGAGTGTCCTAGGGAAGGCAAACCATTTAAAGCCAAGTACAAACTTGTAAATCACATCCGAGTGCACACCGGGGAGAAACCGTTTCCATGCCCGTTCCCAGGCTGTGGGAAAGTGTTTGCAAGATCCGAGAACCTAAAGATCCACAAAAGGACGCACACAG GTGAGAAGCCCTTCAAATGTGAGTTTGACGGCTGCGACAGACGCTTCGCCAACAGCAGCGATAGGAAAAAGCACTCCCACGTCCACACCAGCGATAAGCCCTACAACTGCAAAGTGCGAGGCTGCGATAAGTCCTACACGCACCCCAGCTCCCTGAGGAAACACATGAAGGTGCACTGCAAGTCCCCCCCTCCCAGCTCGGGCTACGAGTCCTCCACCCCGTCCCTCGTGTCCCCCTCCTCAGACTTGGGCCGGGAGCCAGGGGCCTCCTCGGTGCTCTCGGAGCCCGTGGGAGCCGCCTCCTCGCAGCCCGCCAATTTAAGCGAGTGGTACGTGTGCCACAGCTCAGGTGCCAGCGGAGCCCAGACACCGCCCAGTGGGCCTTCCACGCCCGACCCAGCAGACGAGCCACCGTACAGAAACCCAGGACCGAGGGACGCGTTTTAA
- the zic4 gene encoding zinc finger protein ZIC 4 isoform X2 → MSVDALGSPVMDPTFSKRNTALRLVDLAGAHHHHHHHHHTPQSVTGFPGFSSHPHSMAHSHPGEITAEPRLGPSPFGPEHMGHSAALKISPAHHYPHHHHHHHNHHMAGHSEVVSSQTGAFGPVQATSVPYSMSHTAQALSAGSYPGHYGHHPDAGNHTLFSGLHHDQPSSGSPGGQALNGQIRLGLPGEMYVRSEHLSQVASSRADPFSASPLHGYGGLNLNMNLSAHHHHHHGAGAFFRYMRQPIKQELICKWLEPEHSPKKLCSKTYSTMHELVTHVTVEHVGGPEQANHICFWEECPREGKPFKAKYKLVNHIRVHTGEKPFPCPFPGCGKVFARSENLKIHKRTHTGEKPFKCEFDGCDRRFANSSDRKKHSHVHTSDKPYNCKVRGCDKSYTHPSSLRKHMKVHCKSPPPSSGYESSTPSLVSPSSDLGREPGASSVLSEPVGAASSQPANLSEWYVCHSSGASGAQTPPSGPSTPDPADEPPYRNPGPRDAF, encoded by the exons ATGAGCGTGGATGCACTGGGAAGCCCCGTGATGGACCCTACGTTTTCCAAACGGAACACGGCGCTGAGATTAGTTGACTTGGCAGGGGCtcaccaccatcaccatcatcaccaccataCCCCTCAGAGCGTGACAGGCTTCCCGGGGTTCAGCAGCCATCCACACTCAATGGCTCACTCGCACCCTGGGGAGATTACTGCGGAACCCCGCCTGGGGCCGAGTCCATTCGGGCCAGAACACATGGGGCACTCCGCGGCCCTCAAAATCAGCCCAGCCCATCATTATCcccaccaccatcaccaccaccacaatCATCATATGGCAGGCCACAGTGAAGTGGTCTCCAGTCAAACGGGAGCTTTTGGCCCGGTTCAGGCGACATCCGTGCCCTATTCTATGTCTCACACGGCCCAGGCTCTATCCGCAG GTAGCTATCCCGGACACTATGGTCACCACCCTGACGCTGGGAACCATACCCTCTTCTCCGGACTCCATCACGACCAGCCTTCTAGCGGATCACCGGGTGGCCAAGCGCTGAATGGACAAATAAGGTTAGGACTACCTGGAGAAATGTACGTTCGGTCTGAGCACTTGAGTCAAGTGGCAAGCTCCAGGGCTGATCCCTTCTCCGCCTCGCCGTTGCACGGCTACGGTGGACTGAATCTGAACATGAATCTGAGCgctcaccaccaccaccaccacggAGCCGGCGCGTTTTTCCGCTACATGAGGCAGCCGATAAAGCAAGAGCTCATCTGCAAGTGGCTGGAGCCGGAGCACTCGCCGAAGAAACTTTGCTCCAAAACTTACAGCACCATGCACGAGCTGGTTACGCATGTGACGGTGGAGCACGTCGGAGGACCCGAGCAGGCGAACCATATCTGTTTTTGGGAAGAGTGTCCTAGGGAAGGCAAACCATTTAAAGCCAAGTACAAACTTGTAAATCACATCCGAGTGCACACCGGGGAGAAACCGTTTCCATGCCCGTTCCCAGGCTGTGGGAAAGTGTTTGCAAGATCCGAGAACCTAAAGATCCACAAAAGGACGCACACAG GTGAGAAGCCCTTCAAATGTGAGTTTGACGGCTGCGACAGACGCTTCGCCAACAGCAGCGATAGGAAAAAGCACTCCCACGTCCACACCAGCGATAAGCCCTACAACTGCAAAGTGCGAGGCTGCGATAAGTCCTACACGCACCCCAGCTCCCTGAGGAAACACATGAAGGTGCACTGCAAGTCCCCCCCTCCCAGCTCGGGCTACGAGTCCTCCACCCCGTCCCTCGTGTCCCCCTCCTCAGACTTGGGCCGGGAGCCAGGGGCCTCCTCGGTGCTCTCGGAGCCCGTGGGAGCCGCCTCCTCGCAGCCCGCCAATTTAAGCGAGTGGTACGTGTGCCACAGCTCAGGTGCCAGCGGAGCCCAGACACCGCCCAGTGGGCCTTCCACGCCCGACCCAGCAGACGAGCCACCGTACAGAAACCCAGGACCGAGGGACGCGTTTTAA
- the zic1 gene encoding zinc finger protein ZIC 1 isoform X1, whose translation MLLDAGPQYPTIGVTTFGSSRHHSTGEVTEREVALGINPFADGMGAFKINHSSHDIGSGQTAFSSQAPGYAAAALGHHHHPTHVGSYSTAAFNSTRDFLFRNRGFGDAAGAQHSLFASGSFAGPHGHSDAAGHLLFPGLHEQAASHASSNVVNSQMRLGFSGDMYGRADQYGHVTSPRSDHYASTQLHGYGPMNMNMAAHHGAGAFFRYMRQPIKQELICKWIEPEQLTNPKKSCNKTFSTMHELVTHLTVEHVGGPEQTNHICFWEDCAREGKPFKAKYKLVNHIRVHTGEKPFPCPFPGCGKVFARSENLKIHKRTHTGEKPFKCEFDGCDRRFANSSDRKKHMHVHTSDKPYLCKMCDKSYTHPSSLRKHMKKVHESTNPGSQPSPAASSGYESSTPPTIVSPSTENQSSSSISPAASAVHHTSSHSTLTSNFNEWYV comes from the exons ATGCTCTTGGACGCAGGACCGCAGTATCCCACCATAGGAGTCACTACTTTCGGCTCCTCACGGCATCACTCAACAGGCGAAGTCACAGAGAGGGAAGTGGCGCTGGGGATAAATCCATTCGCGGATGGGATGGGCGCCTTCAAAATCAACCACAGCTCCCACGACATCGGCTCCGGACAGACGGCGTTCTCCTCCCAGGCACCCGGCTACGCAGCAGCCGCCCTGGGACACCACCACCACCCGACCCACGTTGGCTCTTACTCCACGGCGGCGTTCAACTCCACCAGGGACTTTCTCTTCAGAAATCGGGGTTTCGGGGACGCGGCTGGGGCGCAGCACAGTTTGTTCGCCTCCGGAAGTTTCGCAGGGCCACATGGACACTCAGATGCAGCGGGGCACCTGCTCTTTCCTGGGCTGCACGAGCAAGCCGCGAGCCATGCGTCTTCCAACGTGGTCAACAGCCAGATGCGGCTGGGCTTCTCGGGGGACATGTACGGACGAGCAGACCAGTACGGCCACGTTACGAGCCCGCGCTCCGACCACTACGCGTCCACCCAGCTGCACGGCTATGGCCCCATGAACATGAATATGGCCGCGCACCACGGAGCAGGGGCCTTCTTCCGATACATGAGGCAACCCATTAAGCAAGAGCTCATCTGCAAGTGGATCGAGCCTGAGCAGCTGACGAACCCCAAAAAGTCGTGCAACAAAACTTTCAGCACGATGCACGAGCTCGTCACCCATCTGACGGTGGAGCATGTGGGGGGACCCGAGCAGACCAACCACATCTGCTTTTGGGAGGACTGCGCCCGAGAGGGAAAGCCGTTCAAAGCCAAATACAAACTTGTGAATCATATCAGAGTACACACTGGAGAGAAGCCTTTTCCGTGTCCGTTCCCCGGCTGTGGCAAAGTGTTTGCACGATCGGAAAATCTAAAAATTCACAAAAGGACTCACACCG gtGAGAAGCCTTTTAAATGTGAGTTTGACGGCTGCGACAGGCGATTTGCAAACAGCAGCGACCGCAAGAAACACATGCACGTGCACACGTCGGACAAGCCATATCTGTGCAAAATGTGCGACAAGTCCTACACACACCCCAGCTCCCTGAGAAAACACATGaag aAGGTCCACGAGTCCACCAACCCGGGCTCGCAGCCGTCTCCAGCGGCCAGCTCAGGCTACGAGTCGTCCACACCCCCTACCATCGTGTCCCCGTCCACAGAGAACCAGAGCAGCAGCTCCATATCACCAGCAGCCTCAGCAGTGCACCACACGAGCAGCCACAGCACGCTGACGTCAAATTTCAATGAATGGTACGTGTAA
- the zic1 gene encoding zinc finger protein ZIC 1 isoform X2, giving the protein MLLDAGPQYPTIGVTTFGSSRHHSTGEVTEREVALGINPFADGMGAFKINHSSHDIGSGQTAFSSQAPGYAAAALGHHHHPTHVGSYSTAAFNSTRDFLFRNRGFGDAAGAQHSLFASGSFAGPHGHSDAAGHLLFPGLHEQAASHASSNVVNSQMRLGFSGDMYGRADQYGHVTSPRSDHYASTQLHGYGPMNMNMAAHHGAGAFFRYMRQPIKQELICKWIEPEQLTNPKKSCNKTFSTMHELVTHLTVEHVGGPEQTNHICFWEDCAREGKPFKAKYKLVNHIRVHTGEKPFPCPFPGCGKVFARSENLKIHKRTHTGEKPFKCEFDGCDRRFANSSDRKKHMHVHTSDKPYLCKMCDKSYTHPSSLRKHMKVHESTNPGSQPSPAASSGYESSTPPTIVSPSTENQSSSSISPAASAVHHTSSHSTLTSNFNEWYV; this is encoded by the exons ATGCTCTTGGACGCAGGACCGCAGTATCCCACCATAGGAGTCACTACTTTCGGCTCCTCACGGCATCACTCAACAGGCGAAGTCACAGAGAGGGAAGTGGCGCTGGGGATAAATCCATTCGCGGATGGGATGGGCGCCTTCAAAATCAACCACAGCTCCCACGACATCGGCTCCGGACAGACGGCGTTCTCCTCCCAGGCACCCGGCTACGCAGCAGCCGCCCTGGGACACCACCACCACCCGACCCACGTTGGCTCTTACTCCACGGCGGCGTTCAACTCCACCAGGGACTTTCTCTTCAGAAATCGGGGTTTCGGGGACGCGGCTGGGGCGCAGCACAGTTTGTTCGCCTCCGGAAGTTTCGCAGGGCCACATGGACACTCAGATGCAGCGGGGCACCTGCTCTTTCCTGGGCTGCACGAGCAAGCCGCGAGCCATGCGTCTTCCAACGTGGTCAACAGCCAGATGCGGCTGGGCTTCTCGGGGGACATGTACGGACGAGCAGACCAGTACGGCCACGTTACGAGCCCGCGCTCCGACCACTACGCGTCCACCCAGCTGCACGGCTATGGCCCCATGAACATGAATATGGCCGCGCACCACGGAGCAGGGGCCTTCTTCCGATACATGAGGCAACCCATTAAGCAAGAGCTCATCTGCAAGTGGATCGAGCCTGAGCAGCTGACGAACCCCAAAAAGTCGTGCAACAAAACTTTCAGCACGATGCACGAGCTCGTCACCCATCTGACGGTGGAGCATGTGGGGGGACCCGAGCAGACCAACCACATCTGCTTTTGGGAGGACTGCGCCCGAGAGGGAAAGCCGTTCAAAGCCAAATACAAACTTGTGAATCATATCAGAGTACACACTGGAGAGAAGCCTTTTCCGTGTCCGTTCCCCGGCTGTGGCAAAGTGTTTGCACGATCGGAAAATCTAAAAATTCACAAAAGGACTCACACCG gtGAGAAGCCTTTTAAATGTGAGTTTGACGGCTGCGACAGGCGATTTGCAAACAGCAGCGACCGCAAGAAACACATGCACGTGCACACGTCGGACAAGCCATATCTGTGCAAAATGTGCGACAAGTCCTACACACACCCCAGCTCCCTGAGAAAACACATGaag GTCCACGAGTCCACCAACCCGGGCTCGCAGCCGTCTCCAGCGGCCAGCTCAGGCTACGAGTCGTCCACACCCCCTACCATCGTGTCCCCGTCCACAGAGAACCAGAGCAGCAGCTCCATATCACCAGCAGCCTCAGCAGTGCACCACACGAGCAGCCACAGCACGCTGACGTCAAATTTCAATGAATGGTACGTGTAA